gtgtcagtgctttgtatcaTACTGTTCAGTGGCAAAGcgctttttttcctttatgttcTTTCCCTGTCAGCGTTTAATAAAGTGGGCTGGTACGAGGGCTTGGTGGAGCAGTATGGCAAAGCTGTACCTGCTCTCACTGTTCCGAACACCACATGTCACCTCCCTCGCCCTGATGCCTTCCACATCTTCCGGGACCCAGTCAGTGGTGATCTGCCGTGGCCTGGCCTGCTATTCGGGCTCACCGTGCTGGCTATGTGGGTGTGGTGCACTGACCAGGTAACTCTGTGTCAATATCAGGCAATACTGATTAATGGAACTGGGTTTTGGATTAAAAAACAGGGCTGGATAAATGAGAAccactttttcacattttctgcCTAAACATCAGTTTATCTGACCAGATACCAGCTTAGAGATAAACATAATTAAGTTTAAAGTTACTCTCGACATACCTTTGCTCTCTGCTGCTGCACAGGTAATAGTGCAGAGGTCCCTCTCTGCTAAAAACCTGTCGCATGCTAAAGGAGGATCAGTGCTGGGTGGCTACCTAAAGATCCTCCCAATGTTCTTTATCGTCATGCCAGGGATGATCAGCAGAGTGCTCTACCCAGGCAGGTCAAACCTTCTCAAGTGCATTGTGTCAGATATCTTCTCCAAGATAACATGAAACTCACATGATGCATTTATCTGGAATAGATGAAGTGGGATGTGTGGATCCTGATGAGTGCTTTAAGATATGTGGAGCTGCTGTGGGCTGTTCTAACATCGCCTATCCTAAACTTGTGATGGAGTTAATGCCAGTAGGTATGACTGCTGTCCTTTTTACCTGCTATTAAAGATGATCTGTGCATTTAAAGTGCTGTATAGCTATCAGTAATAATAGTGTACTATAGGTCAAGTAGTGGCATGTGgaataattctgagataataaGACAGTAATATTTTACAATGCAATATGTTTAATAGCTGTGGAATCcttaattgttcatttttttagtaaaaatgttCATATGAGATTTTATATGATTTCAATTCTCAGATCTCAATTTTAATCTTAGCTTCATTGTAATGAATGAACTGGAAAGTCCCTGGTGTGTATCTGCAATTACTGTGTAGCTAGTAGCAAGAATGACAGATTAAAGAATGCTGTTATGCTTCATGTACAGATGACTTTTATCAATACATACCTTTTAGTAATTGCAAGCTGGTGAGTGCTAAGAAGCATGATATGGCAGCATAATAAAAGTTGCTGTCATTTAAGAATATATTAATCAACTCAAGTTATTTTTTGCATAACTTGatgccattttgttttatctAAACTTTCCACACTTTCCACAGTCCACACATCTTAATCAGGTCAActctgaaatactgaaatgtaCTGCACTAAGCGTATTTTCATAACTGAATTCATGAATATTTGATTTCTAGACCTTGTGTGGTGAAAAACCAATATTAAATGACATTACTTaattattcagttttttttaaatacttcaatgaaaaaatgaatttctattttatgtgttgagaaaaacacaaaataaacaacaaaaaaacattttcttatttttatatttttatcttgaAACAAAGAACTAATTAATTCTGTGTACATGGACCTTATTAAAAGGTTATTTTGCAACTCCTAAACAAGGTGAACAAGGTCTGTATGTCAtacatttcttcattttctctgcAGGTATGCGAGGCCTGATGATTGCAGTGATGATGGCTGCTCTCATGTCCTCCCTTACCTCTATATTTAACAGCAGTAGCACTCTCTTCACGATGGACATTTGGCTGCGTATGAGACGGCAGGCATCTGAAAAGGAGCTCATGGTTGTGGGCAGGTAAAAGCATTGCCCTTCTGGCAATTTTGCATTATACACCAAAATGTAAAGCACATGCATGCAGTTTCCTCAAGCTCCAATACCCCATACAGCTGTGGAATGACAGAGGTTTATCATTTTCAGTTACTctctaaagaaaaataatcatttggTGTGTTTTGCATAATAATGTATGTCTGAGATTGAAATAATTTTATCCTGGTATCCACAAtaagtaaaaaatgaaaatgaaggaaTGTATGACATGCAGACCTTGTTCACCTTGTTTAGGAGTtgcaaaataacattttaataaggtCCATGTACACAGCAATTATTAGTTctttgtttaattgtgtttgaTTGGAGACAGTAAGTTCCAAAACTATTTTAGTATGAATCAGTTATTAAACTTGATATAaatcatttctgttttgttaaattCAGTTGTTCATATCACTTCCGTACCCTGCATTGGGATACTTTTCCAAGATCCACATAACActcatgtttattatttgaCAGATTGTTCTAATTTGATTAACAggttattcattttattcttgGTGGTCCTGAGCATCTTATGGATTCCAATTATTCAGTCAGCCAACAGTGGGCAGCTCTTTGACTACATTCAGTCCATAACCAGTTACTTGGCCCCTCCGATCACTGCCGTCTTCGTGATGGCCATCTTCTGGAGTCGTGTAAATGAGCAAGTGAGAAACCTTTCACTGTTACTGCATTGATGAGTCTTGTATTTGGTCCTTATTAAGCCTATCATAACCTTAGACTGTTTTCATGGTTTGAAGCTACTCTGTCAGTGTGAATTGTGCTTGCTAATTACAATTGTATGTTTAACGTTCTAGGGAGCATTCTGGGGGCTGATGGTAGGTTTGGTGGTTGGGCTTGTGCGCATGGTGATGGAATTTGTCTATGATACTCCTTCCTGTGGCAAGGAGGACATGAGACCTGCCATTCTGAAAGATGTGCATTACCTGTACTTTGCTCTTATACTGCTCGCACTGTCAGCATCGGTCATTACTGCAGTCAGTCTTTGCACTTCTCCTATTCCAGAGCAACATGTAAAGCACTCACtcttacacattcacacacttggGTTTATCATACTGATTGATATAGTGCCATATAATTCACCTTAATGTTCATCTGTGACATTTATCAAgctaaattcataaatacacCCAAATCTCTGCAGCTTATCCGTCTAACCTGGTGGACAAGAAATAGCAAGAAGGAACGAGTAGATCTGGAGGACTTGTGGGCAACCTCACCCACATCAGCACCATCTCACCCTGCTTCTAACCCCAACCAGAACATAGAAAAGCCTGGGTGGTGGAGACTAGTGGGAATGTGGCTGTGTGGACTTTCTGAAGCTCCCAAACCAGATCTAAGCAGAGAGGAACAGCTGGCTTTGGAGAAAAAGCTGACTAGTATTGAGGAGGAATCGCTCTGGAGAAATGTTTGCAATATCAATGCTATCATTCTACTTACTGCCAATGTGTTTCTTTGGGGCTACTTTGCTTGATGAAAAACACAATTTGTCATATATCTTCAGGGATGTCATTCATCTTAAATGGGTATCAGCTATAACCCATAAACAGAGGCTATAAACAGAGTACCAAGTAACTTGAAGTTGATAAAAACTACTGTAcgcataaataaaaacacccaATACTTTATAATATCTTAAAAAACCTATccattacataatatatatagcAACAAAAATTCAATCTAcagaagtaataaaacaaacaaacaaacaggtgttgaaattaaatgtgaattcatttcacttcagttaagttgtatttatatattttttgttgttgtttttttaaacaacggACAATATCCAAAAGCAGTGTTTCATAAATCAAGCTATAGGTTGATTGATTAGACAGATCCAGAGGCAAATGATTGTTTAAAGCTCTATATGTAATAATGGCCAAACACATAGTGGTAAAACGAAggtgttaaaaatattaatgtgataaagtcacttaaactttaaacacctgtttatgtttatttaaagattttctGTTATACAAGTTTAAACATATTAGTTAatcatttcttaaaataaagatttataagtTTCATGTTTGTTCagtaaatgtctttaaaaaaaacctataGGCATTTGATTATATAAAATTCTTTAacatacaatgtacaatttAATGCTTAAACCTGACAAGGGACCatataaatagttttaataaaGCTGATAAGATTTGCTGCATTGCTGTAATGTTATTATACTAAATGTTAcacttattttacatttacattatatgtaCATTTTCCTCTGGGCTGTTCACTACATTGACTTTTTAATCGTCTGTTTTTGCTAATATACTGATCTATTTTCATGTTTGTTACTGATTATGCCACATCATGCTGATTATACACAATGTGACACACCCGTCACGTTCTACAAGTTGCCCCACGCTTCTTGATCTGCTCTGAACCGTTTTTGCTTTAATCCACTccgggtttttcttttttttctgttgtctgATCCATTCCTGATTTTGCGgttctttttttatgtgatcTATCTCGGGGTTTCGTTTTTCCCGTTGGACTTTAATCACATCCATTCCTTTCTGTACAGCTGGCTACTGCTGCGATCCAGTCCGTGTTTTTATGTGCACTCTGCAGGCTCCCTGACGCTTTCATCCTCACTGAATGAACTCAACACTCACCATAAACGCAAAGTCATACCAAACAACGGAGCCGGAGCGTGTGGAGCTACACTGACATTATTAATAGTCTCACGGTCATATTTTTAATACAGTGGGCTGAAAATGGAGGTCAGTACCATCGCGAATTTGTTTATCGAGCATGCTACGACTCTGAAGATGCATACAGGGAACTTAGTGAACCGCTGTCGGCTCAAGAATAAGTGTCCGTCTTCGCCAAGTGAAGAGGTAAAAACACTGTCCGTAAGAATTAAAGGGTTACAAAGGGGTTAAATCCAGTGCTCTTTCGACGTGTGAACGGTTTGAGGTGATGCTTCAGACGTTAGCATTGTGAGCTAGGAAGACGTTGGTGACGTCACTACGCTTGACAGCATCTCCTCCATGTGAAGAGCAGCTCTGTGTAAAATGATATCTGTACGATTATAAACCAAACACCAGTACAccgttgtgtttgtttgtttgtttgtttgtttatccttATGAAGGACCTCATGACTGTGATTTCATTTGTGTAAACACTGGACGTGTAATTAAGTTATCTAACTTAGTATACACTTATTGTTGGCTTTGGGTatttcagaagctgctgatTTCCTCATCTGAAAAGTTCACAAAATATTCAGAGTAGCAGGTGTATGGACTAGAAAAGTATCTGAGGAGATACTcatggccagactggtttaaACTGACAGGAAGAAAGCTCAGACTTTACAGCCATGGTGAGGAAAGAAAGGCATCTGTAAGCTCACAACACGTCAAACTAGTTTACCAATCAGCTGAGAATAGGAGTCTGAGTACAGTGGACACAGGCTCAATGACACCGGCCAGatcaagatgtaaaaaaaatagaaatagtgtGTAAAAATGACAGGAAATCTGCACTTTCTCAAATACTTAACCCAACCAACTTTAACCACTTATTATTTGAGTCCTACTCTTCAGTGATCTCCAGGTAAAAAAGAGTTTCTGAAACAAAAATATCTATCTTTTTATTTAAGTGGTAAATTGCATTTATGATTTTACTCCTGTTTActgctatattattattatcattattattatcagcttCAAGATTGCATCAGAGGAACACTTAGTGAGTGGCTTGAAACCTTACCCAGAACACCTGAACATGTAAGTACAATATACAGACATAAACCCTAAACATACTGaaagagaatgaatgagagttGGAGCTCTTCATAGACTGAACTGAGCTGTTCATATACTGAgacctaaaaaaataaaaaaaaatacacagtagGGGCTGTCAACTTTATCTGCATTCTTTGTTTGCATGTCATGTTGATTTGTTCAGCTTGTGATTGCATGCAGAAGCAGAGCTTGTATAGACATTCTGAGATGTGAAAAGATATGATGTTTAACGTAATGATGAATgatcactgagctgaactgcaTTGAGAAGAGTGTCATGTGAGGATTGAGTGTAATTGCTCAGTCTCTATCATGCAGGGCTCAGCAGATCTGCCTTAGGGTGTTTGACAAAAGATTGTAATGGTCTTAACCTACATAATGGCAAGGCTTATTAATGAGACATTCCTTACTTACAGGCTATTGACTCAACAGAATGTttgcacaaatacaaaaaatgttgtaaattagttttttgaaacaaaaaaacttttttaatgacATGCTGTAGTATCTGAGATAAGATAAGTGGAATTACATTGTCCTTGGACTCTTATTGTTCGACTTTACATCCTTTGCCCAGGATTTGCCCAGTGCTCTGGACTGCACAATAGCACAGAATTCAGAAGTGATCACaccagaggagagagaggagctgAGGGTGTCTGGTGAGAACATTTTATCCTTGTTTtatggaaaaacaaacattgctGTTGTATGTTGTTTGTGCCGCGCTAGTGCATTTTCATCACATGCTGCATTCTCTTTCTCCTCAGTCAAGCTGTTTCTCACAGAATCTGATTGCTCATCTATAATGAATGCCGTGGACATGGGTAAGTCCCTGCAAACTTACTTAATCCTCTTTATTCCTGGTGGTGTAAAAGAAACGACGAATCTTCTCCAGCCGTTTCCTTCCTGGGCGAGCCAGCATACTAGGCATTGCTACCTCAGTCCTCAGCTCTTTGCCCTTGATGTAGTCAGCAAGATGTAGCAAGACTATTTTATGCAAAGGGTTGCTAGCCCAATGTGCAAGTATCCTCCTTTCACATTGGTTTGGAAACCAAGCAATGGTGGAGTTAGTCCGTGTTATATCTACTGTTAATTGTTCAGATTTGTTTTGATGGATCAACAGTTGATAAATATTTAgacattaatttaaacattagtTAAGTTTTTATAGCCATATGTGGAATTAGGGAAGtagtgttataaaaaaaaatccctaatgACCTTAAATTGCACTCAATAACAGTTTTCCTACCAggactaatctctctctctctctctctttttttttttttttttttgcatttattcccTCAACAAGTTTACCCAAAGGGTATTCAAAGCAGTATGAGGGTGATCACTTTGTTCAGATAATCTTAAACTTAACCCAGAGGACAGATgaatacatttcatttgaagcaaacataacatttattgtGTTAGGTTTTAGAGATATTACTTCATTAtgacaaaaaaatgatttgttttacaTTGGTGGCATTTTGAAATTCAACACTTGCCTTCcctcaacattttaaaaacactgatgttgCTGACTTTATCCTTCGACTGTATACACTATTCACTTAgagaatttaaatatatatcaaattTGCTGACAAGTTTATTTTCACAAAGTGTCTATTTGGCTATAAACTAGAGTGCTAGCATGAAAATTCAGATTTTAGGCAGGATATTTGCTGCAATAACAGAGATTTCAGACAATTCTGATAAGATCTGAAAAGCTGAAATGTTACAAAATAATCTGTTAGAATGGTCTTACATCAGTTACAGTCAATGAAGATTTATGTCTAAATAGATCTCTTTTGATGTCTAAATATATCTCTTGTATTTTATGTAGTATTAAGGCACGGTAAAATTTGCCTAATGTACTATATGGTGAATTTGAAAAAAGTTTGCATATCATTACGTGTACCAGTAGTTTTGCTCATTTCCATGGTGCAGCAGAAAGCATGATATGCCACTTTCCCTCTGTTGCACAGCGTGCGTGTCATTAGGTGTGTCTCAGCTGGATTCAGTTATCATCGCTCCTCCGCCACTGCCCGAGGGCGAGACAGTGACCCTGGCTCACCTGCAGCCGCTGTGGGCCGAGCTGGAGAAAATCGTTCAGAGCCAAAAAGCTGCTTCCATCGGCACCTCAGATCTGGATAAGACTCAGCTAGAAGAGCTGTACAACTGGGCACAGGTAAGAAAGAGAGGACATGTACAGGTCTACAGTCTATAACATACTGTCAGTTATATTACAGCTctcctttaattaaaatattattttgctttACATCATTCTTGTTACGCCATCAGTGAAACCTCATGTTATAATGCCTTAGTTAActctaaaaattaataatagttTATTTGGCTATTAGATCTTATGTTTTATTTAGCTCTCCCATGTAATATTATGATCAGCTGTCACTGTTACAATGAATTCCAGCCCTGGTCCTGAAGTCAGGGTGTCTGTGCGTCCAAAAAAGTTTACATTGTCAGACAAATTACAGCTTGAATGAAGCACCGAATTGACTTTTCTTTccaatctatttatttatttatttatttatttatttatttatttatttatttattatattgtttatagtgGATAATGCAGGGTCACTTGAGGGAGGCAGGGACATGAGTTTAAATTTAGCTACCTGCTAATGAACTAGCAAACTAACCAACAGTAAAGCTTCTCTGCTATTGACTCACTATGCCAGGGGCTTTAAAATTAGGGTTTGCGACCCGAAGTGGGGCCGGTTCATTTACAGACAGGTTGTGAGATAAGCGCCACTTCTCTTGCCTGTGTAATGAATAGTATTATGAATATTGCTCCGATTTTCCACcaccattttaaaatgttacatgTAGTCCCTATATGTAAGTCCCTGCAAACTTACTTAATCCTCTTTATTCCTGGTGGTGTAAAAGAAACGACGAATCTTCTCCAGCCGTTTCCTTCCTGGGCGAGCCAGCATACTAGGCATTGCTACCTCAGTCCTCAGCTCTTTGCCCTTGATGTAGTCAGCAAGATGTAGCAAGACTATTTTATGCAAAGGGTTGCTAGCCCAATGTGCAAGTATCCTCCTTTCACATTGGTTTGGAAACCAAGCAATGGTGGAGTTTATATGGTGGTATTTATAGCCATATGTGGAATTAGAGaacaagtgtgaaaaaaaaacccaatgaCCTTAAATTGCACTCAGTAACAGTTTTTCTCCCAggactaattttttttttttttttttttgcgtttatTCCCTCAACAAGTTTACCCAAAGGGTATTCAAAGCAGTATGAGGATGATCACTTTGTTCAGATGATCTTAAACTTAACCCAGAGGACAGATGAAGACATTTCATTTGAAgcaaacataacatttattgtGTTAGGTTTTAGAGATTTTACTTCAttatgacaaaaaaatgaatttgttttaCATTGGTAGCATTTTGAAATTCAACGCTTGCCTTCcctcaacattttaaaaacactgatggTGCTGATTTGGTTGCACGTAGTCAAACCGAGCCACATTTAAATTAAGAGCGCACACACAATTTTAGTGTCATGATCCTAACAAGCTGCACTAGCGTAGCAAAAACTTAATGTGGTCAAATTGGTTGCGTCCCCAAAAAGGGACACCCCTGTCCTCTAAATCAATTTTCTGTTGCTATAGGATACAGAAAGACACCATTTTCAgcttatgtttttatatttgttatgtTGAAATCACTGAAAACATCTATTAATATATTGTAGCTATTAAAATGCTGCATCTCTTTTGAGGATAGATGTAGAGACCCGGGGGAATACACTGTCTGTTGTACCTGTGTTTCTTTACAAGATTCTGTTAATGGGTTTAACTCTCTTCCCGGCTCCTAATAAACTCCCTTCTGGACTCCAGGTGGATGTCTTAATGAAGGAAACAAAACCCTGTAGTGTCTCTGTACTTCACTGTCCATGGAAGCCACTGCTGTAATGTCATGAACTGAATTGAGTAGAGCAAGAGACTAGAGCAGATATCATGTTACAGCTAGTGAGAAACTGTTTAAAGGGGTTAATGAATACCACGGAAAGCCATATGTACTGTTATGCAATAGGTTGCATAACAAAATAGGAAGCACGATGCAAGCTGTCCAGTTCTGTATGGTTATAGAGATTACATACACTGCACAGAACTGTGGCTGTTCTTTATAATTAGAAACTCTTACAGGCTGTAAAGCCCAAAGTAACTCTGCTGCACCATAAAGAAGTACAGCATGTAGTTTTTGCTGTTTATTTCCTACATGTTGACCCTTGTACATATAGAAAAAAGATGCACCTCATAATCATCTGAGACGCAGTGATCAACAAATAGGAACTGAAAATTAAACCCAGCAATGTTGTACTTGTTTTTTTCAGTGCTGGCTTTTTAAGTTCAGAATTACTGCTTATTAGATGCTTGATGGTGCAAATGGTtcaaaataatagtaatagtaataataaaaccatCTTATCATTTTATATGCTCTAGAGAGTAAACAAATGcattatgtttgtgtttctgatgtGTCTTAGGAATTCTGGTGTTAATCTGTTTAGTTTAATATGGAAGTCACTCAGGCTGGAGTATTCCCTTTTAAAATTATAACATCAATACGAATATGCTGTGTTATCTGGGGGAATGTCAGCTTCTGTCTCAATTCTCCTGTCTGCCCAtcacaaggattttttttctcctccctgaCATTACTGGTGTCATTTTATGCGTAATATTAAGTGTAcatttgtgagtgtttgtgtcctGTGTTGTGGTTCAGGTTAAACCGAGCAGTAACCAGGTAAATCTGGCCTCCTGCTGTGTGATGCCTCCTGACCTCACAGCATTCGCTAAAGAGTTTGACATCCAGCTGCTGACTCACAATGACTCGAAAGGTAGCAATCGTTTCCTCCCTTTTTTGCTGCTG
The genomic region above belongs to Tachysurus vachellii isolate PV-2020 chromosome 11, HZAU_Pvac_v1, whole genome shotgun sequence and contains:
- the slc5a9 gene encoding sodium/glucose cotransporter 4, with the translated sequence MTSAPELVTGTAKPEQYGQFTLEIADIVVVVVYFIFVLAVGIWSSFRANRGTVGGYFLAGRSMTWWPIGASLMSSNVGSGLFIGLAGTGAAGGLAVGGFEWNAAWVLIALGWIFVPVYISAGVVTMPEYLRKRFGGQRIRIYMSVLSLILYIFTKISTDIFSGALFIQVSLGWDLYLSTVVLLAVTALYTIAGGLTAVIYTDALQTVIMVVGAFALMFIAFNKVGWYEGLVEQYGKAVPALTVPNTTCHLPRPDAFHIFRDPVSGDLPWPGLLFGLTVLAMWVWCTDQVIVQRSLSAKNLSHAKGGSVLGGYLKILPMFFIVMPGMISRVLYPDEVGCVDPDECFKICGAAVGCSNIAYPKLVMELMPVGMRGLMIAVMMAALMSSLTSIFNSSSTLFTMDIWLRMRRQASEKELMVVGRLFILFLVVLSILWIPIIQSANSGQLFDYIQSITSYLAPPITAVFVMAIFWSRVNEQGAFWGLMVGLVVGLVRMVMEFVYDTPSCGKEDMRPAILKDVHYLYFALILLALSASVITAVSLCTSPIPEQHLIRLTWWTRNSKKERVDLEDLWATSPTSAPSHPASNPNQNIEKPGWWRLVGMWLCGLSEAPKPDLSREEQLALEKKLTSIEEESLWRNVCNINAIILLTANVFLWGYFA
- the gclm gene encoding glutamate--cysteine ligase regulatory subunit, whose translation is MEVSTIANLFIEHATTLKMHTGNLVNRCRLKNKCPSSPSEELQDCIRGTLSEWLETLPRTPEHDLPSALDCTIAQNSEVITPEEREELRVSVKLFLTESDCSSIMNAVDMACVSLGVSQLDSVIIAPPPLPEGETVTLAHLQPLWAELEKIVQSQKAASIGTSDLDKTQLEELYNWAQVKPSSNQVNLASCCVMPPDLTAFAKEFDIQLLTHNDSKELLSSAGFQEAMQESCKDLQVAEWQLEWVLRYSIIVKSRGIIKAKGYLVHARKSTK